Part of the Sporosarcina sp. FSL K6-2383 genome is shown below.
CATTATAGAAAACATTTGCTGTGCGACCTGGGTGCATACCATCTAGCTGTGCTTGTTCGAATGATAAGCCTTCCACTAGCCCAAGACTATCCATCATGCCTTCGACAATGCCTTTCAGCACGAAGAAATCAACCATCTTCGTTTCAGCCTGCCATGCGTGATCCACCCATTTACCCGTCATCACTGCTGCTACATGCTCAACTTCCTGTGGCAGACCATCTTCTTGCTCCCCGAGGAATACGGAACCTGTTTCATACAATGCAACCGAGTCCATACGGCGTGCCACGTTATAAGTCGCGGCTTCCAATAAATGCGGAATGATACTTTGACGCAGTATACTGCGGTCTTCACTCATTGGCATCAACAGCTCCGTGACAGGTGCAGTTTCAAGTGCATAGGCTTGCGCCTGCTCTTTCGATGTCAATGAATAGGACAATGCCTGATACAATCCTGCCCCTTCAAGGAACGCTCTCACTGTACGGCGTTTTGCCTGATATGGTGATAAGCCACCTGGTGTTGATTCCGTAACCGGGAGTGTCATTGGAATATGGTCATAGCCATACATACGCGCGATTTCCTCGATAATATCTTCTTCGATACGCAAATCCTGTCTGCGCGTCGGTGCGTCAATCACGAGTTTGCCATTAACAGCTTCTGTTGGGATTTGCAGTCTATCTAAAATGGACAGCATTTCTTCTAGTGAGATTTTCATACCAAGACGATTATTAATATAATCTGGTGAAACTGTAATGCGTACTGGTGTCTTATCAAGTTCTTCGACAATAACTGAACCACTTAACACTTCGCCGCCTGCGATGTCAGCCATCAACTGAGCTGCACGTTCTGCCGCTGCAATGACACGCTGCGGATCAACGCCTTTTTCAAAGCGTGTACTTGCGTCACTGCGCAGTCCAAGCTCTCTCGAAGTTTGACGGACAGATCCAGGTGCAAAATAAGCCGATTCAATGACAACTGTTGTCGTGCCATCATGCACTTCGGAATTTAATCCACCCATAACACCTGCAATAGCGACAGGTTCTTTGCCATTTGTAATAACGAGGTTATGCGATTTCAATGTCCGCTCTGTTTCATCTAACGTCGTAATTTTTTCGTCTTCTTCTGCCAAACGAACAACGATTTCACCCGTACCAAGACGATCGTAATCGAATGCATGAAGTGGTTGACCGTATTCCATCAATACGTAGTTCGTAATGTCGACTACATTATTATGCGGACGTACACCAGCCGCCATCAAACGGTTTTGCAACCATAAAGGTGATTCAGCAATTTTGACGTTTTTCACGACTTTTGCTACATACATCGGATTATCTTCTTTTGCATCGATACGCAATTTCAGTACATCTTCTGCTTTATCAGTCGATTCCGTATACGTAATTTCAGACAATTGAATGCCTTGTGATAAAATCGCACCAACCTCATAAGCTACACCTAACATGCTAAGCGCATCCGAACGATTTGGTGTCAAATCAAATTCAAGCACCATGTCGTCGAGTCCAATAAGCGGCAATGCATTTTCTCCAGGTACTGCAGTATCAGGTAGCACGTATATACCTTCCGCGTACGCTTTTGGTACAAGTTTACCTTCAACAGCAAGCTCTTGTAATGAACAAATCATACCGTTCGACTCTTCACCACGCAATTTTGCTTTTTTAATTTTAAAATTACCTGGTAGTACTGCACCAGGACGTGCAACGATTACTTTTTGCCCTTCAGCAATGTTTGACGCACCACAAATAATTTGTGTCACTTCTTCTCCAACGTCCACTTGACAAATATTTAATTTATCGGCTTCTGGGTGTTTCACACATTCCTTTACATAGCCAACTACTACGTTCGTCATGCCTTGAGAACGGTCGATAATCGAATCGACTTCAATGCCTGAACGTGTAATTTTTTCCGCAAGTTCCTCAGGAGAAATACCCTCTATATTTACATAATCACTTAGCCATTTTGTAGATACTAACATGTCTTCTCCTCCTTAAGCTTCTGTCCGATGGAATTGTGATACAAAACGCACGTCATTCGTATAGAAATGACGAATATCTTCCACACCGTATTTTAACATTGCAATCCGTTCAGGCCCCATACCGAAAGCGAAACCTGATACGACAGAAGGATCATAACCAGCCATTTTCAGCACGTTTGGATGTACCATACCGGCACCCAAAATTTCAATCCAACCCGTTTTTTTACATACATTACAACCGTCTCCGCCACATTTAAAGCATGAAATATCCATCTCAACAGATGGCTCTGTGAACGGGAAGAAGCTTGGGCGCAAACGGATTTCCCGCTCATCACCAAACATTTTTTTCGAGAATAAAGACAATGTCCCTTTCAAATCGCTCATGCGAATATCTTCGCCGATGACAAGCCCTTCAATTTGTGTGAATTGATGCGAATGCGTCGCATCATCACTATCCCGACGATACACTTTACCCGGGCAAATGATTTTAATCGGCGCGCCGCCCTTCGCTTCCATCGTCCGTGCTTGAACAGGTGACGTATGCGTGCGAAGAAGTATATCTTCTGAAATATAGAAAGAATCCTGCATATCACGTGCTGGGTGCCCTTTCGGCAAGTTCAGTGCCTCAAAATTATAATAATCTTTTTCAACTTCAGGACCTTCCGCAATTTCATAGCCCATGCTGATGAAGAAGTCTTCGATTTCTTCCACAACACGTGTCAGCGGGTGATGATTACCCGTACGCGCTGGACGACCTGGCAATGTCACATCAATTGATTCGTTGGCAAGCTGTTCGTTGATGGCTTGTTCCTCAAGTTTCTCCATACGCTCTTCCAGTACTTCTGTTACTGCTTCACGAATGACATTGACGAGCGCCCCCATTTTCGGACGTTCCTCAGCCGGTAATTTCCCCATGCCTTTTAGCAAGTCAGTAATAGGCCCTTTTTTCCCTAAGTAAGCAACACGGACTTCGTTTAACGCTTTTACATCTGAAGCAGCCTCAATTTTTGCGAGTGCCTCATCTTTCAACTGTTCTAATTGTGCTTCCATTGTAATTCTCCTTTCGAAATTAACAAAAGTGTAGTGCACCTACCATATAAAATCAAATACGCCTTGGCGTGTTTGCGTCCAGATTTTGAATTGAGCAAGCTCAATTGACTCCCCTCAAAATCTGTGACATCCGCCGGAGGCTTGTTTTTAATAATTGAGGTTTCAACCCCAATTATTAAAAACAAAAAAACCCGCCCCTATAAAAGGGACGAGGACGATTTCGCGGTACCACCCTGATTATCACACCCGAAGATATGATCACTCAAATCGGAATAACGGTCCGGCACCGGCACATCTTTACAGCTCACACTGGTCCTGATGGCAGCTCATGGGGTGAACTTCAACAAATACTCGCCTACCTACGCTTTCAGTCAAGGCGTAGATTCCCTTTTGGTTCGTGTGATGCTTACTTTTCCCAGTCATTGCTTTTTATTTTAATTCATAACTAATAGTATACCCGAAATCATTTTGTTCATCAACAGCGGAATGCTTTAGTTTTTTGAATACGAGTACAGCAAAATCCCCGTCGCTACTGCAACATTCAGCGACTCAGCTTTGCCGTACATTGGAATCTTTACTGTGGTCTCAGCCAACGCCAATAATTCAGGTGTAACACCACTACCTTCGTTCCCCATAATTAAAGCAAATTCAGTTTGTGGTTCAATTTCAGAATGATTGACTGCATTTTGCAATCCTGTACCGATCACCTTAATACCTATTTGTTTTGATTTCGTCACCCACTCCATCAAATCGCCTCTGACGACAGGGATATTGAAGTGAGAACCTTGTGCAGAACGGACGGTTTTTGGGTTATATGGATCTGCTGACCCCTTACCGAGTATAACTGCATCCATGCCAGCTGCGTCTGCAGTACGGATCATCGTACCGACATTGCCCGGATCTTGAACCGCATCAACAAGTAAAAGTTTTTTCCATGTTGCGAAGTCTTCTTCAGCATGATGGGGTTGACGACAATGTGCGTAAACTCCCTGTGAGTGTTCCGTTTCTGAGATTTCTTTCGCAACTGCACTGTTTACTTCAACAATATGTACACTTTCCGTTGACCAGCCAGCGGGAAATTCAACTCCGTCTCGAATGATCAATGCAATGATGGCTCCGTCTTTTTTAAGTGCTTCTTCAACCAAATGGAAGCCTTCTACAAGAAATTCTTCCGTATTGTCACGTTCTTTTCGCGTTGTCACGAGTTTTTTCCAATGTTTCACTAGTGAATTTTGTGGGGATTCGATGCGTTTCATAATCGTTGTTACCGCCTTTTTCTTTTTAGTGTAACAAATGCCCGTATAGTTAGCGATATTTGTGTCCAAAATGAGCATAGGAGGTTGATAAAATGGATTTTCAAATACGAGATGCGATTACGGCAAATATGGAAAATAATTCAGCGGAGGATGTCCGTAATGTCGTCGAAGATGCCATTAAGCGAGGGGAAGAACATCTATTACCAGGACTCGGCGTGTTCTTTGAAAAGCTATGGAATAATTCAGGTGAGCAAGAAAAATCGAAAATGGCTGGAGAGTTAGCACAAGTATTTGCAGCAAGTTGAATTATGAGTGAATTGCGCGGGACCATTGGTAGCCCGCGCAATTTTACGGGTTTTATAGTATTAAAAAGTTTACTTGTCTTTTCCGTAGAACACTACATTTTTCAATTGATTTTATTTAATTTAATAATAAGGTCATCGAAAAAGGGTTTTACAATAAAATCATCGGCACCATTTTCTAAAGCTTCAATTACAAAATCTTGCGTCCCCATTGCTGAACACATTATAACATGTGTATCAGGATTTATTTTTTTAATTTTTTTAAGTACAGCGATTCCATTCATATTCGGTAAAGTGATATCCAGTAAAACGATATGCGGTGAATGTTTTTCATAAAGCTTCACAGCATCTTCTCCATTACCAGCCTCAGCTACTACGATATACCCACTACTCTCAATTTTACTTTTTAATAAATTTCTCATAAACCTTGAATCATCCACAAGCATTACTGTTTTACTCAAAATAATCACCTCTCATTTAACGAGTAATCTCATCTAGCTATTTATAGAAGTAGATGGCTTCTAAAGTGATACACTCGGTAACCGGCTACCATTACAAATAGTTGTATTAGGCCCTTGGCTTTGCGTCCTTAGCTTTCGATAAGTTTGCCTATATATAGGCTATCATATTCTAATCAAACAATCTCCAAAAAGGTTTAAGACGAGAGTGCAGCAAATTTGGTGATGAATAACATGCACGGTTTGACCATAATAAATTGTAAGAATAAAGGCAATGCAGCTAGATGCGGACTCAAACACAAAAAAGCCCAGGCAACATACCCGGACCCGTTAATCCATTTACTTACAACACGTTAGCCAAAACAGCTTTCTGTGCATGTAGACGATTGCCTGCTTGCTGGAAGACGAATGAGTTTGGTCCGTCAATGACAGATGTTGCGACTTCTTCCTCACGGTGTGCGGGCAGACAATGCAAGAACATATAATCTGCTTTCGCATGCGCAACCAAAGCATCATTAATTTGGAATTCCTTAAATGCTTCTAGACGCGCCGCAGTCTCTTCTTCTTGACCCATACTCGTCCAGACATCTGTATAGACGACATCTGCATCTTGTACCGCTTCAACCGGGTTCGTAGTTGTCACAACACTGCCGCCATTCTTAGCAGCAAGCTCTTGTGCCTTGACGAGAAGAGTTGCATTATATTCAAAGCCCACTGGCGTTGCAACCGCTGCATGCATCCCCATATGCGCCGCTGCGATGATAAGCGAGTGCGCTACATTATTTCCATCTCCAACATAAGCGATTTTCTTGCCTGCTAGCGAGCCTTTCACTTCCAAAATCGTCAATAAATCTGCTAACGCCTGACATGGATGAAAAATATCCGTTAAGCCATTAATGACCGGAACCGACGTATGCTCTGCCAATTCCTTCACCATTTCATGTGAGTTTGCACGAATCATAACGCCGTCCAAATACTCCGACAGCACATGCCCTGTATCATACACCGACTCCCCACGTCCGATTTGTAGGTCACGTGCGTTCATGAACATCGCATGCCCCCCCAGTTGGATCATACCCACTTCAAATGATATGCGCGTACGCGTTGAATGCTTTTCAAAAATCATCCCGAGCGTCTTGCCAGCTAAAATAGGTGGCATATTGCCCGCAAGCATTTCCTTTTTCATGTTATTTGCATAATCTAATAAATAGGAAATTTCTTCACTCGTATACTCAAGAAGAGATAATAAATCCTTCCCCTTCAAACCATTTGCAATAGCACTATTTTCCTCTTCAATCTTCACCATATCGTCATCCCCTATCACTGTTTTCACTTTGTATATCACAGTATATATATGCATAATTATAAAGTCAAGCGCATTTTTATAGATTTATAAAAATAAAAAATACCCTAGCTACTTTTAGGTAGCCAAGGCAGTTCAAACTTTTAATCAATCAAATGTAATGGTATTTACCGCGTCACGGTCTAATTTCTTAATGACTTCAACAATCAACTTCACCGTATTTTCAAAATCATCACGGTGTAAAATTCCTGCATGGGAGTGAATATATCGAGTCGGAATACAGATTGCCAATGATGGTACACCATGTCCTGAAAGATGGATAGATCCCGCATCCGTGCCACCCCCCGGAATTGTCTCGAACTGATAAGGAATACCATGCTCTTCAGCCGTGTCTACAACGAAATCACGCAATCCTTTATGAGATACCATCGAAGCGTCAAACAATAGAATTTGTGGACCATCACCCATTTTACCTGTTGCTTCCTTCGACGTAATTCCCGGTGTATCGCCAGCGATACCTACGTCCACCGCAAAACCGATGTCCGGCTGGATTTTCGTTGCCGCTGTACGTGCACCACGAAGACCGATTTCTTCTTGTGCTGCTCCCACGCCGAATACGATGTTCGGATGATTGTCAGCTTTCAACGCTTTCAATACTTCAATTGCGATGGCGATACCAATTCGGTTGTCCCATGCTTTCGCAAGTAAATATTTATCATTATTCATTACTGTGAATTCAAAATAAGGTACTACCATATCTCCCG
Proteins encoded:
- the pheT gene encoding phenylalanine--tRNA ligase subunit beta, which encodes MLVSTKWLSDYVNIEGISPEELAEKITRSGIEVDSIIDRSQGMTNVVVGYVKECVKHPEADKLNICQVDVGEEVTQIICGASNIAEGQKVIVARPGAVLPGNFKIKKAKLRGEESNGMICSLQELAVEGKLVPKAYAEGIYVLPDTAVPGENALPLIGLDDMVLEFDLTPNRSDALSMLGVAYEVGAILSQGIQLSEITYTESTDKAEDVLKLRIDAKEDNPMYVAKVVKNVKIAESPLWLQNRLMAAGVRPHNNVVDITNYVLMEYGQPLHAFDYDRLGTGEIVVRLAEEDEKITTLDETERTLKSHNLVITNGKEPVAIAGVMGGLNSEVHDGTTTVVIESAYFAPGSVRQTSRELGLRSDASTRFEKGVDPQRVIAAAERAAQLMADIAGGEVLSGSVIVEELDKTPVRITVSPDYINNRLGMKISLEEMLSILDRLQIPTEAVNGKLVIDAPTRRQDLRIEEDIIEEIARMYGYDHIPMTLPVTESTPGGLSPYQAKRRTVRAFLEGAGLYQALSYSLTSKEQAQAYALETAPVTELLMPMSEDRSILRQSIIPHLLEAATYNVARRMDSVALYETGSVFLGEQEDGLPQEVEHVAAVMTGKWVDHAWQAETKMVDFFVLKGIVEGMMDSLGLVEGLSFEQAQLDGMHPGRTANVFYNGERIGLIGQIHPTEQKKRDLKNTYVMEMNLAKILAIETAELVYVQVPRFPSISRDIALVVSSETSAGTLEHVIRNAGGKLLKTVRLFDLYEGANVEEGKKSVAFSLTYADPERTLTDEEVVKAHDKVLNALTTEAGALLRG
- the pheS gene encoding phenylalanine--tRNA ligase subunit alpha, whose protein sequence is MEAQLEQLKDEALAKIEAASDVKALNEVRVAYLGKKGPITDLLKGMGKLPAEERPKMGALVNVIREAVTEVLEERMEKLEEQAINEQLANESIDVTLPGRPARTGNHHPLTRVVEEIEDFFISMGYEIAEGPEVEKDYYNFEALNLPKGHPARDMQDSFYISEDILLRTHTSPVQARTMEAKGGAPIKIICPGKVYRRDSDDATHSHQFTQIEGLVIGEDIRMSDLKGTLSLFSKKMFGDEREIRLRPSFFPFTEPSVEMDISCFKCGGDGCNVCKKTGWIEILGAGMVHPNVLKMAGYDPSVVSGFAFGMGPERIAMLKYGVEDIRHFYTNDVRFVSQFHRTEA
- a CDS encoding RNA methyltransferase encodes the protein MKRIESPQNSLVKHWKKLVTTRKERDNTEEFLVEGFHLVEEALKKDGAIIALIIRDGVEFPAGWSTESVHIVEVNSAVAKEISETEHSQGVYAHCRQPHHAEEDFATWKKLLLVDAVQDPGNVGTMIRTADAAGMDAVILGKGSADPYNPKTVRSAQGSHFNIPVVRGDLMEWVTKSKQIGIKVIGTGLQNAVNHSEIEPQTEFALIMGNEGSGVTPELLALAETTVKIPMYGKAESLNVAVATGILLYSYSKN
- the sspI gene encoding small acid-soluble spore protein SspI, with translation MDFQIRDAITANMENNSAEDVRNVVEDAIKRGEEHLLPGLGVFFEKLWNNSGEQEKSKMAGELAQVFAAS
- a CDS encoding response regulator gives rise to the protein MIILSKTVMLVDDSRFMRNLLKSKIESSGYIVVAEAGNGEDAVKLYEKHSPHIVLLDITLPNMNGIAVLKKIKKINPDTHVIMCSAMGTQDFVIEALENGADDFIVKPFFDDLIIKLNKIN
- the argF gene encoding ornithine carbamoyltransferase; this encodes MVKIEEENSAIANGLKGKDLLSLLEYTSEEISYLLDYANNMKKEMLAGNMPPILAGKTLGMIFEKHSTRTRISFEVGMIQLGGHAMFMNARDLQIGRGESVYDTGHVLSEYLDGVMIRANSHEMVKELAEHTSVPVINGLTDIFHPCQALADLLTILEVKGSLAGKKIAYVGDGNNVAHSLIIAAAHMGMHAAVATPVGFEYNATLLVKAQELAAKNGGSVVTTTNPVEAVQDADVVYTDVWTSMGQEEETAARLEAFKEFQINDALVAHAKADYMFLHCLPAHREEEVATSVIDGPNSFVFQQAGNRLHAQKAVLANVL
- a CDS encoding M42 family metallopeptidase, translated to MTKLDETLEMLKALTDAKGIPGNEREPREVMKKYIEPYADEIDQDGLGSLIAKKTGDVNGPKIMLAGHLDEVGFMVSKIDDKGFLSFQTVGGWWSQVMLAQRVTIVTRKGDTVTGVIGSKPPHILSPEARKKPVDIKDMFIDVGATSKEEAMSWGILPGDMVVPYFEFTVMNNDKYLLAKAWDNRIGIAIAIEVLKALKADNHPNIVFGVGAAQEEIGLRGARTAATKIQPDIGFAVDVGIAGDTPGITSKEATGKMGDGPQILLFDASMVSHKGLRDFVVDTAEEHGIPYQFETIPGGGTDAGSIHLSGHGVPSLAICIPTRYIHSHAGILHRDDFENTVKLIVEVIKKLDRDAVNTITFD